A stretch of Gymnodinialimonas phycosphaerae DNA encodes these proteins:
- a CDS encoding NUDIX hydrolase yields MGQADARVLSDKTAIRDAATGIVLRDAATRPRVLMGQRGKDAAFMPSKFVFPGGAVDAVDATIPFARPPASECATRLSLDGANADALIAAAVREIWEEAGLLLGAKDARAAALDAPKGWRGYLATGHLPDGAALEYIFRAITPPGRSRRFDARFFLVNADALASDPDDFTGAEDELSHLQWIPLDEVRSYDMPFITEVVLAELAAKVEGRAAPGVPFFDNATTESRFRRL; encoded by the coding sequence ATGGGCCAAGCGGATGCACGGGTTTTGAGCGACAAGACCGCGATCCGCGATGCGGCCACGGGCATCGTGTTGCGCGATGCGGCCACGCGCCCACGGGTGTTGATGGGCCAACGCGGCAAGGACGCCGCCTTCATGCCCTCGAAGTTCGTTTTTCCCGGCGGGGCTGTCGATGCCGTGGACGCGACGATTCCCTTCGCACGTCCCCCGGCGTCTGAGTGCGCCACGCGCCTGTCGCTGGATGGGGCCAATGCCGACGCCCTGATCGCCGCTGCCGTGCGCGAGATCTGGGAAGAGGCCGGCCTGCTTTTGGGCGCGAAAGACGCCCGCGCCGCCGCGCTAGACGCTCCCAAGGGCTGGCGCGGTTATTTGGCGACGGGCCACCTGCCCGACGGGGCTGCACTGGAATATATCTTCCGCGCAATCACCCCTCCGGGGCGGTCACGGCGCTTTGATGCCCGGTTTTTCCTTGTGAATGCCGATGCCCTGGCCTCGGACCCGGACGATTTCACGGGCGCGGAGGATGAGTTGAGCCACTTGCAATGGATCCCCCTCGACGAGGTGCGCAGCTACGACATGCCCTTCATCACCGAAGTGGTTCTGGCGGAATTGGCGGCGAAGGTCGAAGGCCGCGCCGCACCAGGCGTTCCGTTCTTTGACAACGCGACCACCGAAAGCCGGTTTCGGCGGCTCTAA
- a CDS encoding DMT family transporter has translation MPLWIAATIFAAFMQNMRFALQRQLKVTTLSTGGATWARFAFSVPLVGLALLGYLAMSGQDMPRIGTGYWPYVIIGGISQMTATACVVALFARRNFYVGITLKKSEVLLTALIGLLVLGEAVSGPVLIAIGVGFAGVLVLSDPPKEIGLPWTARVFNAASGYGLASGLLFGVSAVFYRGAILSLEGGDAPLRAALALLTATFIQTALLGLWLAIREPGQITAVIASWRISSLTGLTSMLGSMGWFIAFALQTAAYVKALGQIELLFTFAFSAFWLREKTSRNEVIGIALIIASLALILWAGLRN, from the coding sequence ATGCCTCTCTGGATCGCCGCCACCATTTTCGCTGCCTTCATGCAGAACATGCGGTTTGCGCTTCAGCGTCAGCTGAAGGTCACGACGCTGTCGACCGGCGGCGCAACATGGGCCCGGTTCGCCTTCTCGGTGCCGCTGGTGGGGCTCGCGCTCCTGGGCTACCTCGCAATGAGCGGGCAGGACATGCCGCGCATCGGGACGGGCTATTGGCCCTATGTGATCATCGGCGGCATCTCGCAGATGACGGCCACGGCCTGCGTTGTGGCGCTGTTTGCGCGTCGCAACTTCTACGTCGGCATCACGTTGAAGAAATCCGAGGTTCTGCTGACCGCGCTCATCGGTCTTCTGGTGTTGGGCGAGGCCGTCTCGGGCCCGGTGTTGATCGCGATCGGCGTGGGCTTTGCGGGCGTGCTGGTCCTCTCGGACCCGCCGAAGGAAATAGGCCTGCCGTGGACCGCGCGCGTCTTCAACGCGGCGTCGGGCTATGGCTTGGCCTCGGGGCTGTTGTTTGGCGTTTCGGCCGTCTTCTACCGGGGTGCGATCCTGAGTCTGGAGGGCGGAGACGCCCCCCTGCGCGCCGCGCTGGCGCTGCTGACGGCCACCTTCATCCAGACCGCCCTGCTGGGCCTCTGGCTCGCGATCCGCGAGCCGGGACAGATCACCGCCGTGATCGCCTCTTGGCGGATATCATCGCTGACGGGTCTCACCTCGATGCTCGGATCGATGGGCTGGTTTATCGCCTTTGCCCTGCAAACGGCGGCCTACGTCAAAGCGTTGGGCCAGATCGAGTTGCTTTTCACCTTCGCCTTCTCGGCGTTCTGGCTGCGTGAGAAAACCAGCCGCAACGAGGTCATCGGCATCGCCCTGATTATCGCGTCCCTCGCCCTGATCCTGTGGGCGGGTCTGCGAAACTAG
- a CDS encoding fatty acid desaturase: MSIRWPTLALIIACYAVWGGALFLLPWGLALILLVPVIALQSSLQHEVLHGHPFANRALSEALVMGSLNLAIPYLRFRDTHLAHHRDATLTDPYDDPESNYLDPAVWARLPWAARAVLSINNTLLGRMLVGPLLGQITFMVADARQSHAPGVAMGWTVHLATLVPIVTLVMASPTPLWVYLIACYGALAVLKIRTFLEHQAHEKARGRTVIVEDRGPLAFLFLNNNFHVVHHMHPKAPWYRLPGLYAANRARYLQCNDGYRYASYGQIFRQHLLRAKDPVAHPLYPPP, translated from the coding sequence ATGTCAATCCGGTGGCCCACGCTGGCCCTGATCATCGCCTGCTACGCCGTTTGGGGCGGGGCGTTGTTCCTGTTGCCCTGGGGGCTGGCGCTGATCCTGCTGGTTCCGGTGATTGCCCTGCAATCATCGCTGCAACACGAGGTGCTGCACGGCCATCCTTTCGCCAACCGGGCGCTGTCGGAGGCGCTGGTGATGGGATCGCTCAACCTTGCCATTCCCTATCTGCGCTTCCGCGACACGCATCTGGCGCACCATCGGGACGCCACCCTGACGGACCCCTACGACGATCCCGAAAGCAACTACCTGGACCCGGCGGTCTGGGCGCGGCTGCCTTGGGCGGCCCGTGCCGTGCTTTCGATCAACAACACGCTTCTGGGGCGGATGCTGGTCGGCCCCTTGCTGGGGCAGATCACCTTCATGGTGGCCGACGCGCGCCAGAGCCACGCGCCGGGGGTAGCCATGGGGTGGACGGTGCACCTTGCCACGTTGGTGCCGATCGTGACGCTGGTGATGGCCTCGCCAACGCCGCTGTGGGTCTATCTTATCGCCTGCTACGGCGCTCTGGCAGTGCTGAAAATCCGCACCTTCCTAGAGCATCAGGCCCATGAGAAAGCGCGCGGCCGCACGGTCATTGTCGAAGATCGCGGGCCGCTCGCCTTCCTGTTCCTCAACAACAACTTCCACGTCGTCCACCACATGCATCCCAAGGCGCCGTGGTATCGCCTGCCGGGCCTTTATGCCGCCAATCGCGCACGCTATCTGCAGTGCAACGACGGCTACCGCTATGCCAGCTACGGCCAGATCTTCCGCCAGCATCTGCTGCGCGCTAAAGATCCCGTGGCCCATCCGCTTTACCCTCCGCCATAG
- a CDS encoding helix-turn-helix domain-containing protein produces the protein MLTIPDKRSRAQTLRDRLGGALTASSLSRAALARAVGVDRSTITQMLAEDDARMPGGHVVACCAQALDVSADWLLGLTDKPEQVGKLLASSLSISETGRATTLDDQIFEWQREAEGYKIRHVPATLPDILKTDAMLRWEYAPLTHRRPDEAIQAAAARLDFLALTLSDYEMAMPVHELESFARAEGYYTGLSARIRAEQLDWMAEIYDRLYPGLRVFLYDARTTFSAPVTVFGPKIAVIYMGRHYLAFRDRDRVRAMTLHFDGLVREAEVASHTFMDRLKALRGAL, from the coding sequence ATGCTGACAATACCGGACAAACGCAGCCGCGCCCAGACGTTACGCGACCGCCTTGGCGGCGCGCTCACCGCCTCTTCGCTCAGCCGGGCCGCCTTGGCGCGGGCAGTGGGCGTTGACCGCTCCACCATCACCCAGATGCTGGCCGAGGATGACGCCCGCATGCCCGGCGGCCATGTGGTGGCCTGTTGCGCGCAGGCGCTGGATGTCTCGGCGGACTGGCTGCTTGGCCTGACGGACAAGCCGGAACAGGTGGGCAAATTGCTCGCCTCCAGCCTGTCGATTTCCGAGACCGGGCGCGCCACGACGCTGGACGACCAGATCTTCGAGTGGCAGCGCGAGGCTGAGGGCTACAAGATCCGCCATGTGCCCGCGACGCTGCCCGATATCCTGAAAACGGATGCAATGTTGCGCTGGGAATATGCGCCACTGACCCACCGCCGCCCCGATGAGGCGATCCAGGCGGCCGCTGCGCGCCTCGATTTTCTGGCGCTCACGCTCAGCGATTACGAGATGGCGATGCCGGTGCACGAATTGGAAAGCTTTGCACGGGCCGAGGGCTATTACACCGGCCTCAGCGCCCGGATCCGGGCCGAGCAGCTTGACTGGATGGCAGAGATCTATGACCGCCTCTACCCTGGCCTGCGGGTGTTCCTTTACGACGCGCGCACCACCTTTTCCGCGCCGGTCACGGTGTTCGGGCCGAAAATAGCCGTGATCTACATGGGCCGCCATTACCTCGCGTTCCGCGACCGGGACCGGGTGCGGGCGATGACGCTGCATTTCGACGGGCTGGTGCGCGAGGCAGAGGTTGCCTCGCATACGTTCATGGACAGGCTAAAGGCATTGCGCGGCGCGCTTTAG
- a CDS encoding thioesterase family protein: protein MARILIYGDSNTHGTVPMAVLGQSDRFAPGVPWPDVLASLTGHRVIAEGLPGRTTVHEDPIDGGARNGAAVLPAVLMSHAPLDLVILMLGTNDLKPRFATSAFDIAKSVERLVGMTRALLPAAKILVVCPAPVTETGVLVDAFAGAEARQQGMAAHMEAAAARAQVAFASAGDHMAVSPVDGVHLDADGHRALAEGLAGPVAALLSAPPLTGGGLPAPDPAAPNPPVTLAQAVPPGWVDYNNHMNESYYLRAFSKAADQMLEWAGMDALAVQEGVSVFTVETHIRHLGEVNIGDALRVTTRVIEGGGKKLHLWHEMWVGDVLCATGEQLLLHMDLRARASAPPPKPIANWLAKARAAHGNLPLPEGFQRYVAQR from the coding sequence ATGGCCCGCATTCTCATCTACGGCGACAGCAACACCCACGGCACCGTTCCGATGGCCGTTCTGGGCCAATCGGACCGCTTCGCACCAGGCGTGCCCTGGCCCGATGTGCTGGCGTCGCTGACAGGGCACCGGGTGATTGCCGAGGGCCTTCCGGGGCGCACGACGGTGCATGAGGATCCGATCGACGGCGGCGCGCGCAACGGCGCGGCGGTCTTGCCCGCAGTCTTGATGAGCCACGCCCCGCTGGATCTGGTGATCCTCATGCTGGGCACCAACGACCTGAAGCCCCGCTTCGCGACCTCGGCCTTTGATATCGCCAAGTCGGTGGAGCGGTTGGTGGGGATGACGCGGGCGCTGCTGCCCGCCGCAAAGATACTGGTGGTATGCCCTGCCCCGGTCACAGAAACCGGCGTCCTGGTCGATGCCTTTGCGGGGGCTGAGGCGCGGCAGCAGGGGATGGCGGCGCATATGGAGGCGGCAGCGGCACGGGCGCAGGTGGCATTCGCCTCGGCTGGCGACCATATGGCTGTCTCGCCGGTGGACGGCGTGCATCTGGATGCCGACGGCCACCGCGCCCTGGCCGAAGGCCTGGCGGGCCCTGTTGCGGCGCTGTTGAGCGCACCGCCCCTGACCGGCGGCGGCTTGCCCGCACCAGACCCGGCCGCGCCAAACCCGCCGGTCACACTGGCGCAAGCGGTGCCGCCGGGGTGGGTCGACTACAACAACCACATGAACGAATCCTATTACCTGCGCGCCTTCTCGAAGGCGGCCGACCAGATGCTGGAATGGGCGGGAATGGATGCGCTGGCGGTGCAGGAGGGCGTGTCGGTTTTCACGGTGGAGACCCATATCCGCCATCTGGGTGAGGTCAATATCGGCGACGCCCTGCGCGTCACCACCCGCGTGATCGAAGGCGGCGGCAAGAAGTTGCACCTGTGGCATGAGATGTGGGTGGGCGATGTTCTGTGTGCCACTGGCGAACAGCTGTTGCTGCACATGGACCTGCGCGCCCGTGCCTCGGCCCCGCCACCCAAGCCGATCGCCAATTGGCTTGCCAAGGCAAGGGCCGCCCACGGAAATCTGCCCCTGCCCGAGGGGTTCCAGCGCTACGTGGCGCAGCGCTAA